The DNA region GCCAACCTGCATTTTAGTTGATATTTGGGTAAAATAATTGATACTAGCTAGTATCAAAAACCACTCATACATGACCTACAAATGACCTATAAAACTAAGATTGATCCGAAGATTGTTGATCGCGTACTTAATCTTGCTACGACAAGTACTCACGATACGAAGATGGGTTGTGTGATTACTGATCGTAGGGGTCGGATTGTTGCTGAAGCAACAAACATGCATAAAACACACCCGTTACAGCACCGGCATGCAGTTAAAGTTCAGCAACCAAATAAGGTCTACCTTCACGCGGAAATTGCAGCGCTTGTTAAGTGTCGCGAACAAGGCCATACTCTTTACG from Candidatus Thermoplasmatota archaeon includes:
- a CDS encoding deaminase, with the protein product MTYKTKIDPKIVDRVLNLATTSTHDTKMGCVITDRRGRIVAEATNMHKTHPLQHRHAVKVQQPNKVYLHAEIAALVKCREQGHTLYVGRWRGDGIIGLAKPCPICFSAIHEAGIREVVYTESGGKLTVLFVD